The nucleotide sequence AAGAAGCGGTTGATCGTGGCCCCGGGTCCCCACAGGCCAAGATAGGGGGAGATGAAGTCGTGGTAGTACTGGCCGATGTTGTTGTCGATCGTCGAGACAGCGCCGGAGGGGTAGTTGTTGTCGCCGACCGTAATGATGAAGTCGGGATTCCAGCTCTTGACGAGGTTCGCGACGTCCGCTTCAGGCTGGCCGGCAAACCCGTAGTCGCCGATCACGGCAAAGCGCACGCTGGCGGACTGCGCGTCCGTCCCGGACAGCGCCAGCAGCACTCCCAAGATCAAGAGGCTGAGGAGCGTCTTGAGTGTTTTCATCATGTGCCGGGTGTTCATACGATGACCTCCTGACAGGGATTCCGATACTGTCGTATCAACAGCCTCTTTCAATGTGCTTGCCAGGGACCCTGACTACTGGCGGATCTCGGGGGCGCGGCGATCTGCCGCGCCCCCGGTCCACACAGTGAGAAATCTAAGCAGGATCTTCCGGGAGGGTGCAATTCACAAGATCGCTGAAAGGATTGTTCTGAGACTTGTTGCCGCCCGTGCCGGAAACCGGGTTGAGCCCCTTGACCTGCACATCGACCTCGATCGGGTCAATGGCGGGGGTGACAGCGCCACTGTCGCCATCATGGTCCCACGCGAGGGCACTGAATGGAAGGTTTAGTGCCGACGTAGCGTCACCCGTCCCGAACGAAAAGGTAAGAGTT is from Candidatus Methylomirabilis tolerans and encodes:
- a CDS encoding metallophosphoesterase; its protein translation is MNTRHMMKTLKTLLSLLILGVLLALSGTDAQSASVRFAVIGDYGFAGQPEADVANLVKSWNPDFIITVGDNNYPSGAVSTIDNNIGQYYHDFISPYLGLWGPGATINRFFPSLGNHDWATTGAQPYLDYFTLPNNERYYDVVWGPV